From the Paenibacillus sp. FSL H8-0548 genome, one window contains:
- a CDS encoding ABC transporter substrate-binding protein, protein MSNFKKVSALLIAIMMIISLAACSGSNNGANKGTKNEGGKNEGKGSTNQATDNKGADTSKFVKISHVVLGDKPTNGQFEKVLAEVNKIMKEKINAELEWKWVEWADWQTKYNLLLASGEPIDLINIGTDWLDTWGNAQRGAFMNLNDLLPEYAPQTWNSIPEEDWAESRYNGDIVLIPENDYTQWVNHGFFYRGDWAKEAGITAPIQDWEGIGKYLQYVKDNKEGVVPWDAVASTSIWGGYASSYTDELELPISTGYLPVYTTKSFDEKFTVVSPIFEDTFLRFANQMKEWADKGYWREDVLNNKNDNRASLRAGLSGMDQHHTQTFGGLRVQMDKDQPGSELQMFPFARTGGNNLTELSITHGGTSVGAHSKNPERALMAYDLIRNDKQIYQLISYGLEGVQYEIKDGKRVQPAGYDEVKDSFSANFWGGRVDKFEIPSITTWDQLEETLYAEYDKIKKPYPYGQFVFDKTPVEAELTAITQVTGELGPAITYGKVSDPAKAVEQFRSKLKTAGYDKVLAELQRQMDAYKKLIEG, encoded by the coding sequence ATGTCTAATTTCAAGAAGGTTTCCGCTTTGCTAATTGCAATCATGATGATCATAAGTCTTGCTGCTTGTTCAGGGAGCAACAACGGGGCAAACAAAGGCACTAAAAATGAGGGAGGTAAAAACGAGGGGAAGGGAAGCACGAATCAGGCCACCGACAATAAAGGAGCCGATACGTCCAAGTTCGTTAAGATTAGTCACGTCGTTCTCGGCGATAAGCCGACAAACGGCCAATTCGAGAAGGTACTCGCAGAGGTTAACAAAATTATGAAGGAAAAGATTAATGCGGAGCTGGAATGGAAATGGGTCGAGTGGGCGGATTGGCAAACGAAATACAACCTGCTGCTCGCATCCGGGGAACCCATTGATTTGATTAACATTGGTACGGACTGGCTCGATACATGGGGCAACGCGCAGCGCGGCGCATTCATGAATCTGAATGATTTGCTGCCGGAGTACGCGCCGCAAACGTGGAATTCGATTCCGGAAGAGGATTGGGCGGAGAGCAGATATAATGGGGATATCGTCCTGATTCCAGAAAATGATTATACGCAGTGGGTCAACCACGGCTTCTTCTACCGCGGAGACTGGGCGAAGGAAGCGGGTATAACCGCACCAATCCAAGATTGGGAAGGCATTGGTAAATATCTGCAGTATGTGAAGGATAATAAAGAAGGCGTCGTACCATGGGATGCGGTTGCATCAACAAGCATTTGGGGCGGCTATGCGTCATCCTATACCGATGAGTTGGAGCTTCCGATCTCGACTGGTTATTTGCCGGTCTATACGACCAAATCGTTTGATGAGAAGTTTACGGTTGTCAGTCCAATATTCGAGGATACGTTTCTGAGATTTGCTAACCAAATGAAAGAATGGGCGGATAAAGGCTACTGGCGCGAGGATGTCCTGAACAACAAAAATGATAACCGTGCCTCACTGCGCGCTGGATTATCCGGTATGGATCAGCATCATACCCAAACCTTCGGCGGACTTCGCGTACAGATGGATAAGGATCAGCCAGGCTCAGAGCTGCAAATGTTCCCATTCGCACGGACGGGCGGCAACAACCTGACGGAGCTGTCGATTACACATGGCGGTACATCAGTTGGCGCACATAGTAAAAACCCAGAGCGGGCACTGATGGCGTACGATTTGATTCGCAATGATAAACAAATTTATCAGCTCATCAGCTATGGTTTAGAAGGGGTACAATATGAAATTAAAGACGGCAAGCGCGTACAGCCTGCAGGCTATGACGAAGTGAAGGATTCCTTCTCTGCTAACTTCTGGGGCGGACGTGTCGATAAATTCGAAATTCCGAGCATAACGACTTGGGATCAGCTCGAGGAGACGCTTTATGCAGAATACGATAAAATTAAAAAACCGTATCCTTATGGTCAATTCGTATTTGATAAAACGCCGGTTGAAGCAGAGCTTACGGCTATTACACAGGTTACGGGCGAGCTAGGGCCTGCGATTACGTACGGAAAAGTAAGCGACCCAGCTAAAGCCGTCGAGCAATTCCGCAGCAAGCTGAAAACGGCTGGCTATGATAAGGTACTGGCAGAGCTTCAACGTCAAATGGATGCTTATAAGAAGCTGATCGAGGGCTAA
- a CDS encoding beta-galactosidase yields the protein MFMETSAGAAVQFDTEAVKIEGVPQILLCASLFYFRIPRALWQERMEQLKAFGYNSIDVYFPWNYHETAEGNWDFSGEKDAAAFLAAAAETGLYVVARPGPYICSEWDGGALPAYLLTKGLKLRDNDADYLGYVSKWFDRILPLLKASQLGEGGTVIGVQLDNELDFYDCQDPKGYISALRDMALKHGITVPLFACAGQGGLLQASGLADSVVPTCNFYPDNREDQFEQKVLHYKGIVEELGYPLLVTETNRSHYLLRRLLSCGTKLLGPYLQVSGTDFGFTNATNNWGKPLAFMTSDYDFGGMISPEGHIRGEAYEGRLLGRLIAAYGAPLAQAASEKDVSAEWAIAGDSERVAGPYALQLNGGGTLLFVTNLDERDKEVSIVSRDAPKATAAAAFTLKGGRSLALPYQVPLAIWGSTGILESATVELFLVKQTSAGASLVFHSEGDGKISLALGEPLDVQVNNAVAVAGEGKLTISFDGVEDSCITIITPDARKLKLFITSRLKALYIDGVDEDNDLLQHGEPLQYEEGIEEAASDWRLSVFAAAEAMTGQSPSGTERLTAEEADYLEQAGIYRGFAWYEAKVQLPEDNRVDGLLIRQGSDVVSLYGAGRYVGTVAPGGGSSFLKLDSDLASGDILARVEIWGHSNFDDARLPGLRLHAMKGLTGISAITERHNLSRNWSVYRASDRVLRKELVERPDCRMWPIVSFGGWMSPDHPAFEYYRKSFHASETASSWTLHFEGIQSLATLFVNGKKIGAVHPLDPYVDISEHVSAGETVELTVFVERVLALPSGQVYLYEGNKAGDWSITSAEENELLAHAVSQRAHTQSIELPVSLEPGEVAWLYASTRNSEAGAGWRARVVGSGLKLTVFLEGQIVGRLWLLSDSNRPVLTGGSPDSFYLPGAWFEGEKGELSILLEAVDREKQGRLEAIQFISV from the coding sequence CGCTTTGGCAGGAGCGGATGGAGCAGCTCAAAGCATTCGGCTATAACAGCATCGATGTTTATTTTCCTTGGAACTACCATGAGACAGCTGAAGGAAATTGGGATTTCAGCGGGGAGAAGGATGCTGCTGCTTTCCTTGCAGCCGCGGCAGAGACAGGCTTGTATGTAGTGGCGAGGCCGGGACCTTATATTTGCTCTGAGTGGGACGGAGGAGCATTGCCTGCTTATCTGCTGACGAAGGGATTGAAGCTTCGGGATAATGATGCTGACTACTTAGGTTATGTTTCCAAATGGTTTGATCGCATTCTGCCTTTGCTGAAGGCAAGCCAATTGGGAGAAGGGGGGACAGTGATCGGTGTTCAGCTCGATAATGAGCTTGATTTCTATGATTGTCAGGACCCCAAAGGATATATAAGCGCACTGCGCGATATGGCTTTAAAGCATGGCATTACGGTTCCGCTCTTCGCCTGTGCAGGCCAAGGCGGCTTGCTGCAAGCCTCTGGACTTGCGGACAGCGTCGTACCGACATGCAATTTTTATCCGGATAATCGTGAGGATCAATTTGAGCAGAAGGTGCTTCATTACAAGGGAATTGTAGAGGAGCTGGGTTATCCGCTGCTAGTGACGGAAACGAACCGATCACATTATCTGCTGCGCAGACTGCTCTCTTGCGGGACTAAGCTTCTTGGACCGTATCTTCAAGTGTCAGGCACAGATTTTGGCTTTACGAATGCGACGAACAACTGGGGCAAGCCGCTCGCATTTATGACTTCGGATTATGATTTCGGAGGCATGATTTCTCCGGAGGGGCATATCCGTGGGGAAGCGTATGAGGGAAGACTGCTTGGTCGGCTGATCGCAGCCTATGGCGCTCCACTTGCGCAGGCTGCGTCCGAGAAAGATGTATCGGCGGAATGGGCTATTGCTGGAGACAGTGAAAGGGTAGCTGGACCCTATGCCTTGCAGCTAAATGGCGGAGGCACCCTGCTGTTCGTTACAAATTTGGATGAGCGGGATAAAGAGGTGTCGATCGTTAGCAGAGACGCTCCCAAGGCGACAGCTGCAGCTGCTTTTACGCTTAAAGGAGGACGTTCTCTAGCGCTCCCTTATCAAGTGCCTCTTGCCATATGGGGCAGCACGGGCATACTGGAGAGCGCCACTGTAGAGCTGTTTCTAGTGAAGCAAACCAGCGCGGGAGCAAGTCTTGTCTTTCATAGTGAGGGTGACGGGAAAATTAGTTTAGCGCTCGGAGAGCCGCTTGATGTGCAGGTTAATAATGCGGTAGCGGTGGCAGGCGAAGGAAAGCTTACTATCAGCTTCGATGGCGTGGAGGATAGCTGTATCACCATCATTACGCCCGATGCACGCAAGCTTAAGCTATTCATTACTAGCAGATTGAAAGCGCTTTATATTGATGGCGTAGATGAAGATAACGATCTGCTGCAGCACGGGGAGCCGTTGCAATACGAGGAAGGTATAGAGGAGGCAGCAAGCGATTGGCGTCTGAGCGTCTTTGCTGCTGCGGAAGCAATGACGGGGCAGTCACCTTCTGGGACCGAGCGATTGACAGCAGAAGAAGCGGATTATTTGGAGCAGGCAGGCATTTACCGAGGATTCGCATGGTATGAAGCAAAGGTACAGCTGCCGGAGGACAATAGGGTAGATGGACTGCTGATAAGGCAGGGCAGTGATGTCGTTTCACTCTACGGCGCTGGCCGCTATGTCGGTACCGTTGCTCCAGGGGGAGGGAGCTCCTTCCTAAAGCTGGATAGCGATTTAGCAAGCGGGGACATCCTAGCACGAGTAGAGATTTGGGGGCATTCAAATTTTGATGATGCCAGGCTCCCGGGACTGCGATTGCACGCGATGAAGGGGCTGACAGGAATTTCAGCTATAACGGAGCGCCACAATCTGAGCCGCAATTGGAGCGTCTACCGGGCTTCGGATCGAGTGCTGCGTAAGGAGCTTGTTGAAAGGCCTGATTGCCGTATGTGGCCGATCGTCAGCTTTGGAGGCTGGATGTCGCCGGATCATCCGGCATTCGAGTATTACCGCAAAAGCTTCCATGCATCAGAAACGGCCAGCTCCTGGACGCTGCATTTCGAGGGCATTCAGTCACTGGCGACACTGTTTGTCAATGGCAAGAAAATTGGAGCCGTACATCCGCTTGATCCTTATGTTGATATTTCGGAGCATGTGTCTGCTGGGGAAACGGTAGAGCTTACCGTATTTGTCGAACGCGTGCTCGCTCTGCCCTCAGGGCAGGTGTATCTGTATGAAGGCAATAAGGCTGGTGATTGGTCCATTACCAGTGCAGAGGAGAATGAGCTTCTCGCGCATGCGGTATCACAGCGTGCACATACACAATCGATAGAGCTGCCGGTTTCATTGGAGCCAGGAGAAGTCGCATGGCTGTATGCTTCAACGCGGAATTCGGAAGCGGGAGCAGGCTGGCGAGCGCGGGTAGTGGGCTCCGGTCTTAAGCTGACCGTATTTTTGGAGGGGCAAATTGTAGGGCGCCTATGGCTTCTGAGTGATTCGAATCGGCCGGTGCTTACAGGCGGAAGTCCCGATTCCTTCTATTTGCCGGGAGCTTGGTTTGAGGGCGAAAAGGGCGAATTGTCTATTCTACTGGAGGCCGTTGACCGGGAGAAGCAAGGACGCTTGGAGGCTATACAATTCATATCCGTCTAG
- a CDS encoding carbohydrate ABC transporter permease — protein sequence MEKTEESRSIRTDVSGMIVKGFGYLFISLFALCCLLPFLLVLGTSFTSESSIKKHGFNIWPREFSTFAYKIVFENPDLIIGSYIVTLGITIVGTVVGLFIVAMTGYALQRPDFGYRNSISFFIYFTTLFSGGLVPFYLLMTQYLSLRDNYLAVLLPGLLSPFLIIMMKSFVRSIPHAITESAKIDGAGDFTIFLKLILPMTTPALATIGLFIALGYWNEWYNSMLFLSPDMKYRPLQLFLYKVVTSAEYVRNSAAASNVELRDVPLESMKMATAVVATGPVIFFYPFVQRYFIKGITVGAVKG from the coding sequence ATGGAAAAAACAGAAGAATCACGCAGTATTCGAACTGATGTCAGCGGTATGATCGTCAAGGGCTTTGGCTATCTCTTCATATCACTTTTTGCTTTATGCTGCTTATTGCCCTTCCTGCTTGTCCTTGGCACCTCGTTCACCTCAGAGAGCTCGATAAAGAAGCATGGTTTTAACATTTGGCCGCGTGAATTCAGCACCTTTGCCTACAAAATTGTATTTGAGAATCCCGATCTCATCATCGGCTCTTATATCGTAACATTAGGAATTACAATCGTTGGAACAGTCGTTGGACTCTTCATCGTTGCGATGACTGGTTATGCGCTACAGCGTCCTGACTTTGGCTATCGCAACAGCATATCGTTTTTCATTTATTTCACGACATTATTTTCCGGCGGGCTTGTTCCGTTCTATCTGCTTATGACGCAGTACTTAAGCCTGAGGGATAATTATTTGGCTGTGCTGCTCCCGGGATTGCTTAGTCCATTCTTGATTATTATGATGAAGAGCTTTGTGCGTTCGATCCCTCATGCCATTACCGAATCTGCTAAAATTGATGGAGCAGGCGACTTCACGATTTTTCTAAAGCTGATTCTCCCGATGACGACACCTGCTTTAGCGACCATTGGTTTGTTTATTGCCCTAGGCTATTGGAATGAATGGTATAACTCCATGCTGTTCCTATCCCCCGATATGAAGTATCGTCCGCTCCAGCTGTTCTTGTACAAAGTGGTGACATCTGCTGAATATGTTCGTAATTCAGCTGCAGCCTCTAATGTTGAGCTTCGGGATGTACCGCTGGAATCGATGAAGATGGCAACTGCCGTAGTTGCCACCGGACCTGTTATTTTTTTCTACCCATTCGTTCAGCGTTATTTCATTAAAGGGATTACAGTTGGTGCTGTAAAAGGCTGA
- a CDS encoding sugar phosphate isomerase/epimerase: MNLSTIAVQLYTLRDFCKTEADLEQTLLKVKEIGYEAVQVSGIGPIAPERVKELADAAGLRICATHVGFDSLLNDFEQNVEKHKLWNCSYVGIGGLPEEYRSSGEGYAEFAKKASEVGKRLKEHDLQFIYHNHQFEFQKYDGKTGMDILREESDPSAFGFELDTYWVHVGGVNPVEAIHQVKGRMGVVHLKDLEIIDHQQVFAEIGEGNLNFKVIIEACRETGVEWYVVEQDVCRRDPFESLAISLRNLKQYI; this comes from the coding sequence ATGAATTTATCTACGATTGCTGTTCAGCTGTATACGCTAAGAGATTTTTGCAAGACCGAGGCGGATTTGGAGCAGACGCTGCTGAAGGTAAAGGAAATAGGCTATGAAGCAGTCCAAGTCTCGGGCATAGGTCCAATTGCACCAGAAAGAGTAAAGGAGCTAGCTGATGCTGCAGGGCTTCGTATTTGTGCAACGCATGTGGGCTTTGATTCGTTGCTGAATGATTTTGAGCAAAATGTGGAGAAGCATAAGCTTTGGAACTGCTCTTATGTAGGCATTGGAGGCTTACCGGAGGAATATCGGAGCAGCGGTGAAGGCTATGCAGAATTCGCTAAGAAGGCTTCTGAGGTTGGCAAAAGACTGAAGGAGCATGATTTGCAGTTCATTTATCATAACCATCAATTTGAGTTCCAAAAATATGATGGGAAAACAGGTATGGATATTTTGAGGGAAGAGAGCGATCCATCTGCCTTTGGCTTTGAGCTCGATACCTATTGGGTGCATGTCGGTGGAGTTAATCCAGTTGAAGCTATTCATCAGGTGAAAGGGCGTATGGGCGTTGTTCATCTAAAGGACTTGGAAATTATCGATCATCAGCAAGTATTCGCTGAGATTGGCGAAGGCAATCTCAACTTTAAGGTAATTATTGAAGCTTGCCGTGAAACAGGCGTGGAATGGTACGTGGTCGAGCAGGACGTATGCAGACGCGATCCGTTTGAAAGCTTAGCGATTAGCCTTCGGAACTTAAAACAATATATCTAA
- a CDS encoding Gfo/Idh/MocA family oxidoreductase → MSVKTIKWGILGPGWISSKFAADLAYAEGAELTAVGGRSLEKAENFAKQFNIPRAYGSVEELAHDSDVDIVYVGTLHPIHKENVLELLRAGKAVLCEKPFTMNAAEAKEIIDLAREKQVFLMEAMWTRFLPPIRKVMEWLADDKIGEVRLLKADFGFDIGWAPESRLLDPALGGGALLDAGIYPVSFASLIYGAAPTKIMSTARIGKTGVDEQFSLLFEYEGGRTAALNGAVQLGMVSDAYIYGTKGYIHVPNFLFGKSASLHVKDAEAESFVDDRKAEGYAFEAEEAMKALREGRTESSVIPLSETLDIMSTLDTIRKQWGLRYPADQ, encoded by the coding sequence ATGTCAGTTAAAACAATTAAGTGGGGAATATTGGGGCCGGGTTGGATTTCCTCAAAGTTCGCAGCTGATTTGGCCTATGCTGAAGGCGCAGAGCTGACTGCTGTTGGAGGAAGAAGTCTAGAGAAGGCGGAGAACTTCGCAAAGCAGTTTAATATTCCGCGAGCTTATGGCAGTGTGGAAGAGCTGGCTCATGATTCTGATGTCGACATCGTGTATGTTGGAACACTGCATCCGATACATAAGGAGAATGTGCTCGAATTGTTGCGTGCGGGTAAAGCGGTACTTTGCGAGAAGCCATTTACGATGAATGCGGCAGAAGCAAAGGAAATCATAGATTTGGCAAGAGAGAAACAAGTATTTCTAATGGAAGCGATGTGGACGCGGTTCTTGCCTCCAATTCGTAAAGTAATGGAGTGGCTGGCAGATGATAAAATAGGTGAGGTTCGTTTGTTGAAGGCTGATTTTGGCTTTGATATCGGATGGGCGCCTGAGAGCCGTTTGCTAGATCCCGCATTAGGTGGAGGAGCTCTTCTTGATGCAGGGATTTATCCAGTATCCTTCGCATCCTTAATTTATGGCGCGGCGCCTACAAAAATTATGAGCACTGCTCGTATTGGCAAGACCGGCGTGGATGAGCAGTTTTCGCTATTGTTCGAATATGAGGGCGGTCGTACAGCAGCATTGAATGGAGCTGTTCAGCTCGGTATGGTTAGTGATGCTTATATTTATGGAACAAAAGGGTATATTCATGTGCCGAATTTCTTGTTTGGTAAGTCGGCTTCGCTTCATGTGAAGGATGCAGAGGCTGAGTCCTTCGTTGATGACCGCAAAGCTGAGGGGTATGCATTCGAAGCAGAGGAAGCAATGAAGGCGCTGCGTGAGGGCAGAACCGAGAGTTCTGTTATCCCGCTGAGTGAGACGCTGGATATCATGAGCACACTCGATACGATTAGAAAGCAATGGGGCTTGCGTTACCCGGCAGATCAATAA
- a CDS encoding ABC transporter permease subunit: protein METTMVEREPQKKLQRMDGGKLRRFWNNKTLLLMCVPAIVSFFIFAYLPMPGLYLAFINYNYSDGIFKSPFVAFENFRFLVINGDLWRLSFNTVAYNLVFIVLGNVLQIFVAILLNEIRRKWFKKITQTLMFLPHFISAVLIGLIAYNILSYDYGLLNGILQSFGMEPVKTYSDPKIWPFIIVLTYLWQSTGYGSIIYFAAIMGLDNEIIEASEIDGANAFQRILYIVLPWLKPTFIILMLFSLGGILKGNFGLFFNLVGANNTALYPTTDIIETYVFRALMTNFNFSIGSAVSLYQSVFGFFVVLSANWLVKKTSPENSLF, encoded by the coding sequence ATGGAAACGACCATGGTCGAAAGGGAGCCACAGAAAAAACTTCAGCGAATGGATGGCGGCAAGCTTAGACGATTTTGGAACAATAAAACACTGCTTCTCATGTGCGTGCCCGCCATTGTCTCTTTTTTCATTTTTGCCTATCTTCCAATGCCGGGCTTGTATCTTGCGTTTATTAACTACAATTATTCCGATGGCATCTTCAAAAGCCCGTTTGTCGCCTTTGAAAACTTTCGCTTTCTTGTCATTAATGGTGATCTATGGCGCCTCTCATTCAATACCGTTGCCTATAATTTGGTATTTATCGTACTCGGAAATGTGCTGCAAATCTTTGTAGCTATTCTGCTTAACGAAATTCGCCGGAAATGGTTCAAAAAAATAACACAAACGTTAATGTTCCTCCCGCATTTTATATCCGCCGTTCTGATTGGACTGATTGCCTACAATATTTTAAGCTACGATTACGGCTTGCTGAACGGTATTTTGCAATCGTTTGGCATGGAGCCTGTCAAGACGTACTCCGATCCGAAAATATGGCCGTTTATTATCGTACTGACCTACCTTTGGCAGTCGACAGGTTATGGCTCCATCATCTATTTTGCAGCGATTATGGGCCTTGATAATGAGATTATTGAAGCTTCAGAAATCGATGGTGCCAATGCGTTTCAACGCATTTTGTATATCGTGCTTCCGTGGCTTAAGCCAACCTTCATCATCCTGATGCTGTTTTCGCTAGGCGGTATTCTGAAAGGGAACTTTGGGTTGTTTTTCAACTTGGTAGGCGCTAATAATACGGCCTTGTACCCGACGACGGATATTATTGAAACGTATGTATTCCGCGCTCTCATGACGAATTTCAACTTTTCAATCGGCAGTGCTGTAAGTCTTTATCAATCCGTATTTGGTTTCTTTGTGGTATTAAGCGCCAACTGGCTCGTAAAGAAGACCTCACCCGAAAACTCGTTATTTTAG
- a CDS encoding ThuA domain-containing protein: MKIGVICDDYWHPGKNIIEGLKHLTRQGFQLDYNQHASEWSPSWMEQQDVIILAKSNQISATDQTPWLTEEIQHYFQSYVEQGNGLLVLHSGTVGYRNEPIFYELIGGVFEHHPEACPVAIAYTDQSALGGAAVQGFTVHDEHYFVETLEERIQVFMTSHSEYGIQPAGWLREKGEGRVCVLTPGHFLHVLQLPEYEIAIENALNWCGGSRSN, from the coding sequence ATGAAGATTGGAGTAATATGTGATGACTATTGGCATCCAGGAAAGAACATTATAGAGGGTCTGAAGCATTTAACTAGGCAAGGCTTTCAATTGGATTATAATCAGCATGCTTCGGAGTGGTCTCCGTCATGGATGGAGCAGCAGGATGTTATTATTTTGGCAAAATCGAATCAAATCTCAGCGACTGACCAAACGCCATGGCTTACGGAAGAGATCCAGCACTATTTTCAAAGCTATGTTGAGCAAGGAAATGGGCTTCTTGTTCTACATTCTGGTACGGTAGGATACCGCAATGAGCCTATCTTCTACGAGCTTATTGGCGGAGTGTTCGAGCATCACCCAGAGGCTTGTCCCGTTGCGATTGCTTATACCGATCAGTCGGCGCTTGGCGGTGCTGCTGTACAGGGCTTTACTGTTCATGACGAGCATTATTTTGTGGAGACGCTTGAAGAGCGTATTCAGGTTTTTATGACCTCTCATTCTGAGTATGGCATTCAGCCTGCCGGCTGGCTAAGAGAGAAGGGCGAGGGCCGTGTTTGTGTGCTTACACCGGGACATTTTTTACACGTACTGCAGCTGCCGGAATACGAGATTGCCATTGAAAATGCGCTAAACTGGTGCGGCGGAAGCCGAAGCAATTAA
- a CDS encoding transposase, whose protein sequence is MEKRETWKKRGIVKQILKDHFHGFWELHANLFPEELQKAIPEAVNKATRCGTKDMGYARYECMGCTEGKPEPVIICFTCKSRFCHGCGKKYTDDWAEKQQERILNVPHRHTVFTVPKELRKYFFEDRSRLNELSKEVAKVIQYYYRRKNKSKQYDVGVITVIHTFGRDLKFNPHIHALVTEGALDCHKQWKSVEYISFTYLRKSWQKLLMDLMLKWHPGDAKVKTLVNQLYSRYKHGFYVNAEQRMKDARGAAKYIGRYLARPAIAEYRIIKYDYHTVHYWYEDHQTGKRIDVVAPVMKFIYALVQHIPPKHFRMVGRYGLYSRSKNKESQKIINLWRYMVHKQIEMTFPPKEKRRKTYRQRMLETYERDPIACPCCKQTMLLVVIWHADYGRIYYYDEESERAYKKKWGVRANERKERQETG, encoded by the coding sequence ATGGAGAAGCGAGAAACATGGAAGAAACGAGGGATCGTGAAACAGATCTTGAAGGATCATTTTCATGGGTTTTGGGAACTTCATGCGAATCTATTCCCGGAAGAACTGCAGAAAGCGATACCGGAAGCCGTAAACAAGGCAACGCGATGCGGCACGAAGGATATGGGTTACGCGAGATATGAATGTATGGGTTGTACGGAGGGAAAACCGGAACCGGTCATTATCTGTTTTACTTGTAAGAGTCGGTTTTGTCATGGATGCGGAAAGAAATACACCGATGACTGGGCAGAAAAGCAACAGGAGCGAATCCTGAATGTCCCCCATCGTCATACCGTGTTTACGGTACCAAAAGAGTTGAGGAAATACTTCTTTGAGGATCGGAGTCGTTTGAACGAGCTTAGTAAAGAAGTGGCGAAGGTCATCCAATATTACTATCGGCGTAAAAATAAGAGCAAACAGTATGACGTGGGCGTCATTACGGTCATTCATACGTTTGGAAGGGATCTAAAGTTTAATCCGCATATTCATGCCCTGGTTACGGAAGGTGCGTTAGATTGCCATAAGCAGTGGAAGAGTGTGGAGTATATTTCTTTTACCTACTTGAGAAAGTCATGGCAGAAGCTACTTATGGATTTAATGTTGAAGTGGCATCCTGGCGATGCGAAGGTAAAAACGTTGGTAAACCAACTGTACAGTCGGTACAAGCATGGATTTTATGTCAACGCAGAACAACGAATGAAGGATGCCCGTGGAGCGGCCAAGTATATTGGACGTTATCTGGCTCGTCCGGCAATCGCAGAGTATCGCATTATAAAGTATGACTACCATACGGTACATTACTGGTACGAAGATCATCAGACAGGAAAGAGGATCGATGTCGTAGCCCCTGTCATGAAATTCATTTATGCCCTGGTGCAGCATATCCCGCCGAAGCATTTTCGAATGGTAGGCAGGTATGGCCTGTACAGCAGAAGTAAGAATAAGGAGTCGCAAAAGATCATTAACTTATGGCGGTACATGGTCCATAAACAGATTGAAATGACGTTCCCGCCGAAGGAAAAGAGAAGAAAGACGTACCGTCAGCGGATGTTGGAGACTTATGAACGGGATCCGATCGCCTGTCCCTGCTGCAAACAAACCATGTTGCTTGTGGTTATTTGGCATGCAGACTATGGGCGAATTTATTATTATGATGAGGAAAGTGAACGAGCGTATAAGAAGAAATGGGGGGTTCGGGCTAATGAACGAAAGGAAAGGCAAGAAACAGGATAG